Proteins encoded by one window of Candidatus Nitrosocosmicus hydrocola:
- a CDS encoding aminotransferase class I/II-fold pyridoxal phosphate-dependent enzyme yields MRVSDRISRVEYAIRDVMLHAREYQKTGKEIMYLNIGDPVAFDFKTPEHIKRALADALVNDNDYYTDSEGWAELRRSIVSKEKGKKGLELTSEDILVTNGVSEGLDMVMGSIVEDGDQVLLPGPYYPPYSSYAKYYGGSIAEFAIHTDGTPNLDDIRKKITPKSKAICIINPNNPTGEVFSYKSLKSIVDIAAENNLYIICDEIYDEIVFDENFDGIGSVAKDTPVVLLNGFSKTYLMTGLRCGYVCMNYNSRQLDPLRQNIFKLARVRIASNFPVQIAANAALHGPQDHLPIMLQKLKNRRDLVYNRLNEIEGLECTKPKGAFYMFPRIDFKNKWNNDLEFVIELLNSTGVLTVHGSGFGSMGTGHFRIVYLPQEEILNKSMDRIEKFIKDKH; encoded by the coding sequence ATGAGAGTATCCGATAGGATTAGTCGCGTTGAATATGCAATTAGAGACGTGATGCTTCATGCAAGGGAATATCAAAAGACAGGCAAGGAAATAATGTACCTAAACATAGGTGACCCTGTGGCTTTTGATTTCAAAACTCCTGAACACATCAAAAGGGCTCTAGCTGATGCACTAGTTAACGATAATGATTATTATACCGATTCCGAAGGCTGGGCCGAACTAAGGAGATCAATTGTAAGCAAAGAAAAAGGAAAGAAAGGACTCGAACTTACATCAGAGGATATTTTGGTAACAAACGGGGTATCTGAAGGGTTAGATATGGTCATGGGTTCGATAGTTGAAGATGGCGACCAAGTGCTTTTGCCTGGTCCTTACTATCCTCCATATTCTTCATATGCAAAATATTACGGAGGTAGCATTGCGGAATTCGCAATCCATACTGATGGAACTCCAAATTTAGATGATATAAGAAAAAAAATCACCCCAAAGTCTAAGGCAATCTGTATCATAAACCCTAATAATCCAACAGGGGAAGTTTTTAGCTACAAAAGTTTAAAATCAATAGTTGATATTGCGGCAGAAAATAATTTGTATATCATTTGCGACGAGATATATGATGAAATAGTTTTCGACGAGAATTTTGATGGAATAGGTTCTGTGGCAAAAGATACACCAGTTGTACTTCTTAACGGTTTTTCAAAGACTTATTTGATGACGGGTTTGCGGTGTGGATATGTTTGCATGAATTATAATTCAAGGCAGCTAGATCCATTAAGACAGAATATTTTTAAACTTGCACGAGTTAGAATTGCTTCAAACTTTCCGGTTCAAATAGCCGCTAACGCTGCATTACATGGCCCTCAAGATCACTTGCCAATTATGTTACAAAAGTTAAAGAATCGAAGAGATTTGGTCTATAATCGCTTAAATGAAATTGAAGGATTGGAGTGCACAAAGCCAAAGGGTGCGTTTTACATGTTTCCACGAATTGATTTTAAGAATAAGTGGAATAATGATTTGGAATTTGTAATCGAATTATTGAATTCAACAGGTGTACTAACAGTCCATGGATCAGGATTTGGTAGCATGGGAACAGGACATTTCAGGATTGTTTATCTTCCACAAGAAGAGATCTTAAATAAATCAATGGATAGAATTGAAAAATTTATCAAGGATAAACATTGA
- the npdG gene encoding NADPH-dependent F420 reductase, whose protein sequence is MKIGIIGGTGGMGEGFALRWCVNHDIILGSRDKQRAQSVAENHLSAIKNTNYADKITGSIKGDDNISVAKESELLILSIPYENIQSTCKDIENVINEDCIVVSPIVPMSRNQDGFYYIPFVDRKQSAGALVAENLSKCNKVISAFHTISEVKLKNIESSLDADTFICTDNKESLQILNNLVSEIDGLRSIYLGPISLSYQAEVMTPMILNASKQNKLKHPGIKLV, encoded by the coding sequence ATGAAAATTGGAATCATTGGAGGAACTGGTGGTATGGGTGAAGGCTTTGCCTTAAGATGGTGTGTTAATCACGACATCATACTGGGTTCGAGAGATAAGCAAAGGGCACAGAGTGTAGCAGAAAATCATCTGAGCGCAATAAAGAATACTAACTATGCAGATAAAATAACTGGCAGTATTAAAGGTGATGATAATATATCAGTAGCAAAGGAGAGCGAATTATTGATCCTCTCTATTCCATATGAGAATATCCAAAGTACTTGTAAGGACATTGAGAATGTTATTAATGAAGATTGTATTGTCGTCTCACCAATAGTCCCTATGAGTAGAAATCAGGATGGATTTTACTATATTCCTTTTGTTGACAGAAAGCAATCAGCAGGTGCTTTAGTTGCCGAAAATCTTTCCAAGTGCAATAAGGTCATATCGGCATTTCATACAATTTCTGAAGTAAAACTCAAAAATATTGAATCGTCGTTGGATGCAGATACGTTTATTTGTACTGACAACAAAGAATCACTACAAATTCTGAACAATTTAGTCTCAGAAATAGATGGTCTTAGATCGATATACTTGGGTCCCATATCATTATCTTATCAAGCTGAAGTCATGACACCCATGATTCTCAATGCATCCAAACAAAACAAATTAAAACATCCTGGTATCAAACTAGTATAA
- a CDS encoding chorismate mutase, with translation MTTNECSSLEEIRENIDLIDRDIVSLLVRRGNYVMQAAKFKNNITKVEDQVRINNIITKVTDYAKEMNFNSSVIEQIYRFLIKVYIQLEKDTFMNSK, from the coding sequence TTGACCACAAACGAATGTTCGTCTCTAGAAGAGATCAGAGAAAACATAGACTTGATAGATAGAGATATTGTTTCTCTTTTGGTAAGGAGAGGAAATTATGTTATGCAAGCAGCAAAATTTAAAAATAATATCACAAAAGTCGAAGATCAAGTACGAATTAACAATATTATCACAAAAGTTACGGATTATGCAAAGGAAATGAACTTTAACTCGAGCGTCATAGAACAAATTTATAGATTCTTAATTAAAGTATATATTCAATTAGAAAAGGATACTTTCATGAATTCCAAGTAA